The sequence CAGACAATAATGATTTTCTGGATACTTCCCCAAACCCCATCTCTCTGGTTGAACTTTGGGGTAGTGAATAAGTTTTTTTCTTTAGCTTTGTTTGGTCAAGAGTTATTTTCCTTTCTCTTGATATCCCAGAAGCATTAACATTACTTGGGCATAGTTTTCTGGCCAACCAAACCATTCCATGACAGACGTGGTCTCCAGCCTTTTCTGTAGCATTTGGCCACCCACTTCATTAAATAACTTGATGTAAGGGATGTTGTTGCAGCAGACAACAGTCATAAGGTGACAAACCCAGAACTTCATAATGATTAAATCTGGGTCAGCTTCTGGGTCAGCTTCTTCATCCAGATAAGCAAGCAGAATTTCAGTAAGATGACTTTCTTTGGCTTCATTTTGATTTAAGACGTTTAAGTAGCATATACCACATAAGCCTTTTAATACAGCGATCCTTACTTTCTCAGAAGTATCTGGCATAAGCAAAATATCAATCATGTCCTGAATATATTCTGATGCAAGCACTGCAGCACTGACACCACCTGTAAAGCAAGACATAGTTTACCAATTCTGAGCACCAACATCCTGGAATATTCCACTATCCCTGAACATAAGCGGTTATATTCTGGGATCCTTTGtgaggatgggtgggatagaaatgtaataaatgtttGTAATGGTTCCTTAACTTTCTTGAGAACGTTTTGGCATCATCTGTCCCAGGCTTCTTTCCTTAGGTGCCCTCCCAAGTTCCGCACATTCTGCTGATAGATGCTGGTTGCATGAGTTAAGCATTTCCCCAAATGCACAATGTAATACAGCATCCAGACATGGAAAAAGTAAGC is a genomic window of Rhineura floridana isolate rRhiFlo1 chromosome 1, rRhiFlo1.hap2, whole genome shotgun sequence containing:
- the ARMH2 gene encoding armadillo-like helical domain-containing protein 2, giving the protein MGSIVSRLVAWYNKHIRRVREPPITLIDPVFHNHKIKTYGIDLRNSDLPLEERATAALYIGLLTYTGGVSAAVLASEYIQDMIDILLMPDTSEKVRIAVLKGLCGICYLNVLNQNEAKESHLTEILLAYLDEEADPEADPDLIIMKFWVCHLMTVVCCNNIPYIKLFNEVGGQMLQKRLETTSVMEWFGWPENYAQVMLMLLGYQEKGK